In Anoplopoma fimbria isolate UVic2021 breed Golden Eagle Sablefish chromosome 12, Afim_UVic_2022, whole genome shotgun sequence, one DNA window encodes the following:
- the LOC129100160 gene encoding uncharacterized protein LOC129100160, which yields MEAHSLSSCCYNAAALFTSFLLTSTQRSSRARLVLLTLVCVNFYLERKIYQLVMNSDHPEHQHMELVSVYVCVLRRLMVCVGVCVLLYVCVAYRDPLQQSLQVLQQLRDTQRSLQEALQHAESLGEQQKKGQLIVKRRPERRRREEALTRREEIKREEEEEEEEEEEDDDMCSTLVSLTKDQPDLSHLSQLGWSTDSILSSTVNSSVADIPLQQYNTQNASVSASRRPRRSSSSSSPLVYSILVEDRKPRYSLRSRRSETH from the exons ATGGAGGCGCACAGTCTGAGCTCCTGCTGCTACAACGCTGCTGCTCTCTTtacctccttcctcctcacctccaccCAGCGCTCCTCTCGAGCCA ggttggtgtTGTTGACGTTGGTGTGTGTGAACTTCTACCTGGAGAGGAAGATCTACCAGCTTGTGATGAACTCTGATCATCCTGAACACCAACACATG gagctggtcagtgtgtatgtgtgtgtgctgcggCGCCTCAtggtgtgtgtaggagtgtgtgtgttgctgtatgtgtgtgttgcgtACAGAGACCCCCTGCAGCAGAGTCTAcaggtgctgcagcagctcagagacaCTCAGAGGAGCCTGCAGGAGGCGCTGCAGCACGCAG agtCTTTAGGGGAGCAACAGAAGAAGGGTCAGCTGATTGTGAAG AGgagaccagagaggagaagaagagaggaggcgctgacgaggagagaggagataaaaagagaagaagaggaggaggaggaggaggaggaggaggacgacgacaTGTGCAGCACGTTGGTGTCTCTGACCAAAGACCAACCAGACCTGTCTCACCTCTCACAACTTG GTTGGAGTACTGATAGTATTCTTAGCAGTACAGTGAATAGCTCTGTCGCTGACATCCCCCTGCAGCAATACAATACCCAGAATGCCTCAGTGAGTGCCAGCAGGCGCCCTcgtcgctcctcctcctcctcctcccctctggtctACAGCATCCTGGTGGAGGACAGAAAG CCTCGTTACAGCCTGAGGAGCAGAAGATCAGAGACTCACTGA